In the Zingiber officinale cultivar Zhangliang chromosome 5A, Zo_v1.1, whole genome shotgun sequence genome, TGTAGATCGCCTCgacttctgaggctgaccagatgccccagaagtatCCTGACCTGGCTGATTGTGACCACTCTGCTGTTGTCCGGTCGCCTGTGCCTGCTGGATCtaccctgatgtctgacccgtctgctttcttttcttgtccggatacgctctctggtgagctgactctatcatcagggctctGTCCAGTGTCTCTATGTAAAATAAGTTCCCAAAATCGGCAAGCTTTACTTACAGATGTCCATGTAGCCCCTGAATAAACTATTGCATAcgggaactgtcctcagcaactagttctggacaaaatctggccaaccgattaaactcgGCATTGTACTCTGTCACCGAGCGGTTGTTCTGTcacagactcagaaaatcctgccggcgagtcatctgatatgcccaTGGGAAGTAGcgactctcaaaagcctctctgaatctggcccaggtgatgttctgctcgctTATGATGGAGCGCTgcgtaacccaccaggtgtcggcctcatcccgtaaatggaaagcagccagctctgctttctcccactcggagaaAGCCATGTAGAAAAAGGTCTGCTCAatggtctctatccaggactgggCCACACTCAGATCAGTCTCTCCTTGGaatagtgtgaatcgactcttcatagACTCTGCCAATGCTGGGATCCGGGCTCGTGCTGCAACAATATCTGGGAGGTGGGTAGGGATCGTCGCGGGAACTAGCGGAATCCCCGAAGCTGGTGGTGCAGGTAGTACCGTTggatagaccgggggaggtactcccgaTGTTGCTGCATAAACTGGGGCATATACCGCTCTGGTGGTACTGCATGGTCGATATGAGTGGTCGCGGCTGGAGGTATGGTAGGTGGTGGTATCGTAAATGGAGCAACGGGTACCGCTGGTACGGGTGCTGGGTATATTATAGGCACTGGGGGCACGGGTGGCGCTAGTGCTAGGTACATGGTAGGTCCAGGTGGTGATGGTGCCGGGTACACCGCAGGCTCTGCTGGTGGAGGTATCGGGTTTGCCATGGGTGGTACAGTGTGTACGGTATGGGTGGGTACCTCCAACGAAGCCATCGGAGTTTGAGAGCCCGACACACCCATAGTatcttgagtctgtccctgatCGACAGACTCTAATCCAATAGGGATCTCTGGTGAGTCCGTTGctagagattccaaagtcctcttacgtaGCCGTCCAACACCACATCTCACAGCTACttgtgtagatctcctcatatctgtcaagttatatcacagatattactacaagtaacaaaattataaaattacctttttttCTATTTGCCGTTAGAAGATGTTACGTCGTTGTCCAGACCCCATATATAACCTCTGAATCCcgtacgagaaaatcgacggaaatctgtacaaatccgaaaataccaTATTGGCATCACaaaccgggctctgataccaaaaatattagtATCAGATTAACACGCAAAATCACAATACGAAAATAAGTATacgaaacttggctctgataccaaataaattggtatcaggttaactCAAATATTCGAAACACCAAAACAAAGGATCGTATAactgcgctctgataccaaataaattgtcacgccccgggggagtccctgccagaagaaatttggacaacatctcccatgtacgggtgacaatctaaaacttactacatcaatccagatacctcggccaacacgaccagaacaataacaataaaaaataagttaaacacccacgcagtttaatagtaaaactaaactaatgcaatgataagaaaaatcctttaaaatatcctactcaactacactcataaagctcaaaacttatatcctactcaactacacccataaaactcaaatcacgacgtaataaaatcaactcacctcttctgccgtccaggaaggcatgtagtaaaacatatccaataaaactcatcgacaataaagataatacaatatccataaagcaAAACCAGCATAAGTCCAATACATAGACAACTATAtagtaagaaaaaaataataaaaagggtCTATATGATAATTCTCGAAATCTGGAGGGGGACTAGCGATTAGAaatcctccggacagcctcaacctgaaaatagtatatcaacggggtgagtcaactcctcagcgggtaagtactgacatgcatagtaagaaatataacaaatagcactaatcatgcgtatagtctcctgatataagaaggataaatgcaactgaaataaatatagagaacaactgtactaaccaggacttggtgtatggataataaatCGAGAGGTatcgaaatcctgtatgcatgtcaaacatatgcatccacccaatatgcagcaaataaatgcagcaaacacaagcaataaatacatcaatgcgtatgatgccaatgacatgtcctggtcacccctactgccagtcagccatctcacacacgatggtgagaccgagtgggtagggttgtgacaaccgtgcactctgccatcactgctcctaatgagtgaccgagtggaaggGATGCTgacggagtacacctatcctcctaccccaaatcataagtgggggagctcaattcTCTCATCTTCCTGAGCcagtctagaggagggatccctgacatgctaccacgctgcatcacgctacccatgagtggaccaacggagcactgacagagcacctgctgcaacacaccctgcctgaataaaaaccactaactcatgagtggttgtgtgtgcagatccatgtaactggcgatgagctcaacaataatggagctaccaATCgcttagcatgcaatcatgcagatgatgttggttggtcctaagaagattgtaccggttccactgtataaaaattttgtacaagtgtcgaacctttcctaaacaacctattatgttctttagaagttaaattaggaatcacaagcggaacttaacattattgattccaaatttaacttatctgttcttaatggtttagatttggatcacaagcgaaacttaacactattgatccaaatcaacctatgttataaagttaattaaatatttatttttaaaatcggctcctaggtcaaacatggcaagacattaggccttcttgggtatgggattatccaccactgcctcgacaaagcctttaatagaaattcaatatttaatttcctaaaataacattaggtttaactgaaaagaacaatcgaatcacaaatttgaaaaacaaaaaaaaaacacaactcgaattacaaattcgaaaaactagaatctaatgcctcttgtgtttggaattcatacaaagaaaaataactagcatgatgcggaaaacaattactagttataccttttctttgtatgctaataacctcgagatcttctgccatattcctcgcctcgccttagacgtcgtgtggccgacgatcttccaagatgaacactacccaaaagccttctttctccttctctaaaatccggccaccgccacaagagaacaaaagagagcaaggggaaaagaagagggagagggccagccacaagagggagcaccaacttgagaataagaattgataatgcATGAGGTCTCCTCTCCCcttattttatattacttgtccaaggcaaataaggaaagactttttacaaaaattaaaatcttcctcttgtttttccttttccccttttatttttccttttctttcctcttgattgattcaatcatcaatcattgattcaattgattgaatcatggatgattggatgcttttaatggtcggccccttgcttagacaccaagcaagggtggtcggccacatcatcatcaagagaaataatttttttataaaattttataaaagaagaaatcctcttttaaaattttagaagctctctttccttatgtggatgttaaaaaaagatagttttaaaaaattaaaaccaagttttaaaatttaaaatttctcttctaaaatttccttttttaacatagttacaaaaaaggaaagttttaaatttaaaactctcttttaaaaaaccatgaggatagttaaataaggaaagttttaaaacttttaaaactctcttttaaaccatgtggcctaattcaaataaggaaagttttaaattttataatctctcttttaaacttgtagttatctacaaagaaaagattttaaaaattcaaaacacccctcctaatttgaaatatagtggtcagcccctcctttgcttgggcaccaagcatagggtcgaccctcttgaggagatggtggtcggcccttggcttggtcaccaagccttgggtcggctcccttcttggacaccaacatggacttttatttggatggacttgaggctttaatgaggctacgacagggatctagaagagaaattggttttggcctcccgacgagcttgagtatcccatgttcgccccgaacacacaactcaagttcatcaacaataactcattccactagagagttattattgcactaccgcaccaaccccaaattacattataggcttcttctcatcatgagtgtgttagtctccctgtgtttaagatattgaatgtccactaattaattgagttactgacaactcattttaattgatgtcttagtccaagagtagtaccactcaagctcattgtcatatcagactaagtccacctacagggtttaacatgacaatccttatgagctcctcttggggacattctcaacctagatgactaggacacagtttccttctataatcaacaatacacactataagtaatatcatttctcaacttatcaggcctattgatttatcaagctaaatctcaccctttgataagtcaaagaaataaatactaaatatatgtgcttgttattatattaggattaagagcacacacttccataataactaaagtcgtgttcttttattaagtcaatataaaaagaacttaccttaaatggtcctactcaatacacttagagtgtactagtgtaatttatatgtcaagataaactaatacctaattacactatgactattccaatggtttcttcctttccatcttagtcgtgagcaattgtttataatttttaaagaattgataacatgatcttctgtgtgtgacaccacacaccatgttatctacaatataaattaattgaacaactacacttaacaaataaatgtagacatttgaccaatgtaattcttttatttcaaaaataaatgtttacaaaagctaggcttttagtatacactctaacaatctcccacttatattaaaagactaagcttccatatctgctgccatacatttgattctcatcccctccacatgccaatcaaaagctttcgccagaagggccttagtgaaaggatctgccaggctatctgctgatgcaatcttggcgacgacaacttctcctcgcttgacgatgtctcgtatcaggtggtacttgcactctatatgtttactcgccttatgggctcgtggttccttcgaggttgcaactgtaccgctattatcacaataaattgtgatgattttgggcaaaccaggaatcacatctaagtccattaggaagttcctgagccataccgcttctttggctgcctcagaggctgccacatactcagcttccatggttgagtctgaaacatatttctgcttaacactcctccatgcaatggctccacctcctaaagtaaacacatagcctgacgtagacttactgttgtccctatctgattggaagtctgcatccgtgtaacccacagggagcaaatcgtctgcttgataaactagcatataatctctagtccttctcaggtacttcaatatatgctttacaacagtccaatgtccttgtccagggttactttaaccatgtccacggcaaaatagatatcaggtctcgtacaccgCATTGAATACATtaagcttcccacagccgaagcataaggaactgccttcatgtcctctatctcctttgatgtcttcggagacatctctttagataaagctactctattcctaaaaggtaagaaacctttcttggagttctgcatg is a window encoding:
- the LOC121979518 gene encoding PE cleavage protein A-like translates to MGTQGLLQTMPELGREMRSLAEVEVLALPAAAASGQEPTTEVVLETVPEVDVRDVTDTVLVAEAASGTEPVVGVANTGLGVEAAADTGSHNRTLWYHEGTGMLLFIHAISSSCRGSYPLLAMRRLGSLPSSMSPRLTELNSIASTSEADQMPQKYPDLADCDHSAVVRSPDWATLRSVSPWNSVNRLFIDSANAGIRARAATISGRWVGIVAGTSGIPEAGGAGGGIVNGATGTAGTGAGYIIGTGGTGGASARYMVGPGGDGAGYTAGSAGGGIGFAMGGTVCTVWVGTSNEAIGV